In Caulobacter segnis ATCC 21756, the sequence AGCCGCTTTACGCGCCGATCACCGCGTAGACCCAGATCGCCCGTCCCAGGGCGCCGAACACAAGGATCGCCGTCGCCAGCGCCTGGATGATGAAGCCCAGCTCTCGCTTCTTGGGATCGGCCGCGTAGCCCAGGGCGTAGATGATCCGGCCGACGATCCAGACCACGCCCATGGCCGCCGCGAACAGGTCGTTCCAGTAGATGGCGAACAGCCAGAGCGCCGGCAGGTAGATGACCAGCCATTCGACGGTGTTGGCTTGGACGCGGATGTGGCGCTCCAGTTCCGGATCGCCGGTCATGGCGGGCGCGTCGATCCCGGTCCGCCGCCGCGCGCCAGGGATGCGCAGGATCATCCAGACGTAGACCAGCAGGGACAGCAGGGTGACGATCGCCACCAAGGCGTGGGATTGATGCATGTTCGGTCTCCTCCCGCGGCTTCGCGCCGCTCCGCGCCGACACTATTCGTATTCGCCCTGAGTTTGCACGCGGGTCTCGGGAGCATAAGAGGCGGGGGCACGCCGGGAACCCGGCCGGGTTTCGTTCGCTCCTAGGACTGAACGATCCCCTTTGCGGAGGCTTCGTAAAGCCATGCATGTGGACTCAACGGCGATCCAAGCGATCGACTACTCACCCGAGCACGGCAAGCTGTTCGTCACGTTCCAGGACGGCGACGAATATGTCTATGTCGGCGTCCCCGAGCGCGTCAGCCGGGCGTTCTTCCGCGCACCCTCCAAGGGCCGGTTTTTCCAGCGGATGATCCGGGACCGATATCCGTACAACCGGGTGTGAGGCCCCAAGAAAAAGGACGCCGCGGTTGTCCGCGGCGCCCTTCGGTCGTCTCGCTCTAGACCCGCGCTACCCGCGCTTGTCGCGCTTGGCCAGGACCCGCAGGCGCAGGGCGTTCAGCTTGATGAAGCCGCCGGCGTCGCGGTGGTCGTAGGCGACCTTGCCTTCCTCGAAGGTGACCAGGTCTTGATCGTACAGGCTGTAGGGGCTTTCGCGGCCGATGACCGTGACGTTGCCCTTGTAGAGCTTCACGCGGACACGGCCCATGACCTTCTGCTGGCTGTAGTCGATGGCGGCCTGCAGCATCTCGCGCTCGGGCGTGAACCAGAAGCCGTTGTAGACGAGCTCGGCGTACTTCGGCATCAGCTCGTCCTTCAGGTGCATGGCGCCCCGGTCCAGCGTGATGCTCTCGATGCCGCGGTGGGCGGCCAGCAGGATCGTGCCGCCGGGGGTCTCGTAGACGCCGCGCGACTTCATGCCGACGAAGCGGTTCTCGACCAGGTCGAGGCGGCCGACGCCGTTGTCGCGGCCCAGCTCATTCAGCTTGGTCAGCAGGGCGGCCGGCGACAGGGCGACGCCGTCGATCGCTACGGGATCGCCCTTCTCGAAGTCGATGGTGATGACGGTCGGCTTGTCCGGGGCGTCCTCCGGCGCGATCGTGCGCATGTGGACGAACTCGGGGGCCTCGACCGCCGGGTCCTCCAGGACCTTACCTTCCGAGCTCGAGTGCAGCAGGTTGGCGTCGACGCTGAACGGCGCTTCGCCGCGCTTGTCCTTGGTGATCTGGATCTGGTGCTTCTCGGCGAAGTCCAGCAGGGCCTCGCGGGACTTGAAGTCCCACTCGCGCCAGGGGGCGATCACTGTGATGTCGGGCTCGAGGCCGTAGTAGCCGAGCTCGAAGCGGACCTGGTCGTTGCCCTTGCCGGTCGCGCCGTGGCTGACGGCGTCGGCGCCGGTCTTGCGGGCGATCTCGATCTGCTTCTTGGCGATCAGCGGGCGGGCGATCGAGGTGCCCAGCAGGTACTGGCCCTCATAGACCGTGTTGGCGCGGAACATCGGGAAGACGTAGTCGCGCACGAACTCCTCGCGCACGTCCTCGATGAAGATGTTCTCGGGCTTCACGCCGGCGGCCAGCGCCTTGGCGCGCGCCGGTTCGATCTCTTCGCCCTGGCCCAGGTCCGCCGTGAAGGTCACGACCTCGGCGTTGTGCTCGGTCTGGAGCCACTTGAGGATGATCGAGGTGTCGAGGCCGCCCGAATAGGCGAGCACGACCTTCTTCACGGGCTTCTCGGCCATGAAAGGGTCCTTCC encodes:
- a CDS encoding MAPEG family protein; amino-acid sequence: MHQSHALVAIVTLLSLLVYVWMILRIPGARRRTGIDAPAMTGDPELERHIRVQANTVEWLVIYLPALWLFAIYWNDLFAAAMGVVWIVGRIIYALGYAADPKKRELGFIIQALATAILVFGALGRAIWVYAVIGA
- a CDS encoding argininosuccinate synthase → MAEKPVKKVVLAYSGGLDTSIILKWLQTEHNAEVVTFTADLGQGEEIEPARAKALAAGVKPENIFIEDVREEFVRDYVFPMFRANTVYEGQYLLGTSIARPLIAKKQIEIARKTGADAVSHGATGKGNDQVRFELGYYGLEPDITVIAPWREWDFKSREALLDFAEKHQIQITKDKRGEAPFSVDANLLHSSSEGKVLEDPAVEAPEFVHMRTIAPEDAPDKPTVITIDFEKGDPVAIDGVALSPAALLTKLNELGRDNGVGRLDLVENRFVGMKSRGVYETPGGTILLAAHRGIESITLDRGAMHLKDELMPKYAELVYNGFWFTPEREMLQAAIDYSQQKVMGRVRVKLYKGNVTVIGRESPYSLYDQDLVTFEEGKVAYDHRDAGGFIKLNALRLRVLAKRDKRG
- a CDS encoding KTSC domain-containing protein, with the protein product MHVDSTAIQAIDYSPEHGKLFVTFQDGDEYVYVGVPERVSRAFFRAPSKGRFFQRMIRDRYPYNRV